The Halosimplex litoreum genome has a window encoding:
- a CDS encoding protein translocase SEC61 complex subunit gamma — translation MNVPYDLSSYVRVLKLASTPSWEEFSQVAKIAGAGIILVGILGFLIFVIMNFVPGGVP, via the coding sequence ATGAACGTTCCCTACGACCTGAGCTCCTACGTCCGCGTGCTGAAGCTGGCCAGCACGCCGTCGTGGGAAGAGTTCTCCCAAGTCGCGAAGATCGCCGGGGCCGGCATCATCCTCGTCGGCATCCTCGGCTTTCTGATCTTCGTGATCATGAACTTCGTCCCGGGTGGGGTGCCCTGA
- a CDS encoding potassium channel family protein, with protein MNTWQRRSVIYTGVLALSMYAFTVVYQYGMATFEGDPKTFLESFQFVVETFTTTGYGSQAGWDAAAMLVLVIVMDITGTVMIFLALPVVAFPAFEEALSTTVPTAVQNGHEDHVIVATYTPRVETLIGELDSRGVDWVIVEPDRDRATDLYEEGYDVIHSDPDSADGLRAANLSAAHALVADVSDQVDASIVLTAKEIDESVRIVSVVEEPDRSRYHELAGADAVLSPRPLLGESLARKVSASVSTDLGSKVEVGEDFDIVELPVHRGAEVAGRTLAESGLREQAGVNVIGAWFDGEFESPPPPDSVIEPGTVLLMTGRDDRLAALADRTRSEVRRHTSGETVVVGHGEVGQTVTEILDDVDLPYTVVDKEDGPGVDVVGDATDPAVLERAGLRDARSVILAIPDDTAAEFATLVVRDESGQVEIVARAEEAEAVQKMYRAGADYVLALGTVTGRMVASAVLEEEDVISLDTQVEVVRTRAPGLVGTSLGDADVRARTGVTVVAVERDGEVVTDLGPDFRAQSGDELIVAGPDEATNRFTEVFG; from the coding sequence ATGAACACGTGGCAGCGCCGGTCGGTCATCTACACCGGCGTGCTCGCCCTCTCGATGTACGCCTTTACGGTCGTCTACCAGTACGGGATGGCGACCTTCGAGGGCGACCCCAAGACGTTCCTGGAGTCGTTCCAGTTCGTCGTCGAGACGTTCACGACGACCGGCTACGGCTCCCAGGCGGGCTGGGACGCGGCGGCGATGCTCGTGCTCGTGATCGTCATGGACATCACGGGGACGGTCATGATATTCCTCGCGCTGCCGGTGGTCGCGTTTCCCGCCTTCGAGGAGGCGCTGTCGACCACCGTGCCCACGGCGGTCCAGAACGGCCACGAGGACCACGTCATCGTCGCCACCTACACCCCCCGCGTCGAGACGCTCATCGGCGAACTCGACTCCCGCGGCGTGGACTGGGTGATCGTCGAACCGGACCGCGACCGCGCCACCGACCTCTACGAGGAGGGCTACGACGTGATCCACAGCGACCCCGACTCCGCCGACGGCCTCCGCGCCGCGAACCTCTCGGCGGCCCACGCCCTCGTCGCCGACGTGTCCGACCAGGTCGACGCCAGTATCGTCCTCACCGCCAAGGAGATCGACGAGTCGGTACGCATCGTCAGCGTCGTCGAGGAACCCGACCGCTCGCGCTACCACGAACTCGCCGGCGCCGACGCGGTGCTCTCCCCGCGCCCGCTGCTGGGCGAGAGCCTCGCCCGGAAGGTCTCCGCCAGCGTCTCGACGGATCTGGGTAGCAAGGTCGAGGTCGGTGAGGACTTCGATATCGTCGAACTCCCCGTCCACAGGGGCGCCGAAGTGGCCGGGCGCACGCTCGCCGAGAGCGGCCTCCGCGAACAGGCCGGCGTCAACGTCATCGGCGCCTGGTTCGACGGCGAGTTCGAGAGCCCGCCCCCGCCCGACTCGGTCATCGAGCCCGGGACGGTCCTGCTGATGACCGGCCGCGACGACCGGCTGGCAGCGCTCGCCGACCGCACCCGCTCGGAGGTGCGCCGGCACACCTCCGGCGAGACCGTCGTCGTCGGCCACGGCGAGGTCGGCCAGACCGTCACGGAGATCCTCGACGACGTGGACCTCCCCTACACCGTCGTCGACAAGGAGGACGGCCCGGGCGTCGACGTGGTCGGCGACGCGACCGACCCCGCGGTGCTCGAACGTGCCGGCCTCCGTGACGCCCGGTCGGTCATCCTCGCGATCCCCGACGACACCGCCGCGGAGTTCGCCACCCTCGTCGTCCGCGACGAGAGCGGGCAGGTCGAGATCGTCGCCCGCGCCGAGGAGGCCGAAGCCGTCCAGAAGATGTACCGCGCCGGCGCCGACTACGTCCTCGCGCTCGGGACCGTGACGGGACGGATGGTCGCCTCGGCCGTCCTCGAAGAGGAGGACGTGATCTCCCTGGACACGCAGGTCGAAGTCGTCCGCACCCGCGCGCCCGGCCTCGTCGGGACCTCCCTGGGCGACGCCGACGTGCGCGCCCGCACCGGCGTCACCGTCGTCGCCGTCGAGCGCGACGGCGAGGTCGTGACGGATCTGGGTCCGGACTTTCGCGCCCAGTCGGGCGACGAACTCATCGTCGCCGGCCCCGACGAGGCGACCAATCGGTTCACCGAAGTGTTCGGGTGA
- a CDS encoding PGF-CTERM sorting domain-containing protein produces the protein MTVDRPSDGRVAVVGIAVLLAVSAGAFAAVVSGSVDSHVTIEEDAVEQAAGDVARFALSVPSGESVAVVVDGAGGERRLNLTDADGDGRIALALNSYLAGPDATVTDVYGVGEGDRLSVEGEATGRLPPGSYRLAAYANGTGEPADTAGLTLTEPGLGNATVMVAPNGSREHLDSLAAIERARERGWLTRTNEVALSDTLVLRLTVPGVAGAVANESGATDEARFRRLLAGSNASLLLSERMPGPSRPRQHLSLDWANTTTVVADPDNDTYYAAADLTALPWGSSHDHEVDEWSFDESFLVDGTDYVPRLVVGEHRLNPGDISEGGRTGEIRIFQPDATVTFPMEEGGTVPLAPAPNQGIAGWTNLAPGSTVTVTLSDGAGDPFPVTETVRVTRERPPENEAGARYRFRAEFDLRGAAPRTTFDIRVRSNGTQLGPLNSWEEGEGYRGYVDPVLAPTDTPTTTPAPTTTQSPTPHEPSTAPPPSTVTVHIDDGITPTPQSTADPSSTARRTATSGDGPGFGAVATLLGLVGAVLLAARRGDARR, from the coding sequence ATGACGGTCGATCGCCCGTCCGACGGCCGCGTCGCAGTCGTCGGTATTGCCGTCCTCCTCGCGGTCTCGGCCGGCGCGTTCGCTGCAGTGGTTTCCGGTTCCGTCGACTCACACGTCACCATCGAGGAGGACGCGGTCGAACAGGCCGCCGGCGACGTGGCGCGGTTCGCGCTCTCGGTTCCGAGCGGCGAGTCGGTCGCCGTCGTCGTGGACGGCGCGGGCGGCGAGCGCCGCCTGAATCTCACCGATGCCGACGGTGACGGCCGGATCGCGCTCGCGCTGAACTCTTACCTGGCCGGGCCAGACGCGACCGTGACCGACGTGTACGGCGTCGGCGAGGGCGACCGGCTGTCGGTCGAGGGCGAGGCCACCGGTCGACTGCCGCCGGGGTCGTACCGCCTCGCGGCGTACGCGAACGGGACCGGCGAGCCGGCCGATACCGCGGGACTCACACTGACCGAACCCGGCCTCGGCAACGCCACGGTCATGGTCGCGCCGAACGGGTCACGCGAGCACCTCGACTCGCTGGCGGCGATCGAGCGAGCGCGGGAACGCGGGTGGCTTACTCGGACGAACGAAGTCGCCCTGAGCGACACCCTCGTCCTGCGGCTGACCGTGCCCGGCGTCGCCGGTGCGGTCGCGAACGAGTCGGGGGCGACCGACGAGGCTCGCTTCCGGCGGCTGCTCGCGGGGTCGAACGCGTCGCTCCTGTTGAGCGAGCGGATGCCTGGTCCCTCGCGTCCGCGCCAGCACCTCTCGCTCGACTGGGCGAACACGACGACGGTCGTCGCCGACCCCGACAACGACACCTACTACGCCGCAGCCGACCTGACGGCGCTCCCGTGGGGGTCCAGTCACGACCACGAGGTCGACGAGTGGTCGTTCGACGAGTCCTTTCTTGTCGATGGGACCGACTACGTCCCCCGACTCGTCGTCGGTGAACACCGGCTGAACCCGGGCGACATCTCCGAAGGCGGTCGGACGGGGGAGATCAGAATCTTCCAACCCGACGCGACCGTCACGTTCCCGATGGAGGAAGGCGGGACGGTTCCGCTCGCGCCGGCACCGAACCAGGGGATCGCCGGGTGGACGAACCTCGCGCCGGGGTCGACGGTGACGGTCACGCTATCGGACGGCGCCGGGGACCCGTTCCCGGTCACCGAGACGGTTCGGGTCACGCGGGAGCGTCCACCCGAGAACGAGGCGGGAGCGCGCTACCGATTCCGCGCCGAGTTCGACCTCCGAGGGGCCGCGCCGAGGACCACCTTCGACATCCGCGTCCGGTCGAACGGAACGCAACTCGGCCCGCTGAACTCCTGGGAAGAAGGGGAAGGGTATCGAGGGTACGTCGACCCCGTGCTCGCGCCGACCGACACGCCGACCACGACCCCCGCTCCGACGACCACGCAGAGTCCGACGCCGCACGAGCCCTCGACCGCGCCGCCGCCGTCGACGGTCACCGTCCACATCGACGACGGGATAACGCCGACGCCGCAGTCGACCGCGGACCCGTCGAGCACCGCCCGCCGGACCGCGACGAGCGGCGACGGCCCCGGCTTCGGCGCGGTCGCGACACTGCTGGGACTCGTCGGTGCAGTGCTGCTGGCGGCCCGCCGCGGCGACGCCCGCCGCTGA
- a CDS encoding DUF7282 domain-containing protein — MTASPSHGAVATVAAVALVAAALAAGSAAALGTGSLDGASDQLDGDAVATQPVSDETNATVMVAPRGSVDRLASVAAVERGREAGWVTPSPVLAAGDTLVLRLRLPGMAERVANATGDTDSARFRSVLASENVSLRLVQRPETIHGTRHLFFLNGSRGQSVVADPANDTYYVVTDLTAVSDAAGGLGIDDLRGEFVPRLVVEGNHRLNPGPVDEPNRTGRFEVLGREAWLSGADTDGVLAPGFAATSNQTVAGTTTLAPGSTVTVSVTDASGIETPRNVTARVTDRTVDSDDYGPPEFVFETALNLSGVEPGTEIGLVVASNGTVISDQYELDRYWAPIDASGAAVDLSTDPILDDSIRIDRATLPDGGFVAVERASDGTVVGSTDYLDPGTHEGLRVTVSEVASTGEASLRAYLAHDSDGDGNYFRSADRSYADSMRAVGATVSRTAASTATPTETATATPTDVPTTTGSPTPTSAAPTATPTATATAETQTATDPATTDAPAATTSGDGPGFGAAPTLAGLLVAGLLAVGRNRRTDR, encoded by the coding sequence ATGACAGCTTCGCCCTCCCACGGTGCGGTCGCGACCGTCGCCGCAGTCGCCCTGGTCGCGGCGGCGCTGGCGGCCGGTTCGGCCGCCGCGCTCGGTACCGGAAGTCTCGACGGAGCGAGCGACCAACTCGACGGCGACGCGGTCGCGACGCAACCCGTCTCGGACGAGACGAACGCGACGGTCATGGTCGCGCCCCGTGGGTCGGTCGACCGCCTCGCATCGGTCGCGGCGGTCGAACGGGGCCGCGAGGCCGGATGGGTAACCCCGTCGCCGGTCCTCGCCGCCGGGGACACGCTGGTGCTCCGACTTCGCTTGCCCGGGATGGCCGAGCGGGTGGCGAACGCGACCGGCGACACCGACAGCGCGCGGTTCCGGTCGGTGCTGGCGAGTGAGAACGTGTCGCTCCGGCTCGTCCAGCGCCCCGAGACCATTCACGGGACCCGCCATCTCTTCTTCCTGAACGGGTCGCGCGGCCAGTCGGTCGTCGCTGACCCCGCCAACGACACCTACTACGTCGTGACCGACCTGACGGCCGTCTCCGACGCCGCGGGCGGCCTGGGGATCGACGACCTCCGAGGGGAGTTCGTCCCGCGACTCGTCGTCGAGGGGAACCACCGGCTGAATCCCGGGCCGGTCGACGAGCCGAACCGGACGGGGCGCTTCGAGGTCCTCGGCCGCGAGGCATGGCTCTCCGGCGCCGATACCGACGGCGTGCTCGCCCCCGGGTTCGCCGCCACGTCGAACCAGACCGTCGCCGGCACCACGACGCTGGCCCCCGGGTCGACGGTGACCGTCAGCGTGACCGACGCCTCGGGCATCGAGACGCCGCGGAACGTGACCGCTAGAGTCACCGACCGGACGGTCGACTCCGACGACTACGGTCCCCCGGAGTTCGTCTTCGAGACCGCGCTGAACCTCAGCGGCGTCGAGCCCGGAACCGAAATCGGCCTGGTCGTCGCGTCGAACGGGACAGTCATCAGCGACCAGTACGAACTGGATCGGTACTGGGCGCCGATCGACGCCTCGGGTGCGGCGGTAGATCTCTCCACCGACCCGATACTCGACGACTCGATCCGGATCGACCGCGCGACTCTGCCCGACGGCGGGTTCGTCGCCGTCGAGCGGGCGAGCGACGGCACGGTCGTCGGCAGTACCGACTACCTCGACCCCGGCACGCACGAGGGGCTGCGGGTGACCGTCAGCGAGGTGGCCTCGACCGGCGAGGCAAGCCTCCGGGCCTACCTCGCCCACGACTCCGACGGCGACGGGAACTACTTCCGGTCAGCCGACCGGTCGTACGCCGACTCGATGCGAGCGGTCGGCGCGACCGTCTCGCGAACCGCCGCGTCGACCGCGACGCCGACCGAGACCGCCACGGCGACGCCGACCGACGTGCCGACGACCACCGGCTCGCCGACGCCCACGTCGGCGGCCCCGACGGCAACGCCGACCGCGACGGCGACCGCCGAGACGCAGACTGCGACCGACCCGGCGACGACGGACGCACCGGCGGCCACCACGAGCGGCGACGGGCCCGGGTTCGGCGCCGCGCCGACACTCGCGGGGCTACTGGTCGCCGGACTGCTCGCGGTCGGACGGAACCGGAGGACCGATCGATGA
- the ftsZ gene encoding cell division protein FtsZ, with translation MDSIIDDAIDEAEAEREESAQQEPQGGQESASSTGTDEMSTSGQMSDEELADVVKDLETKITVVGCGGAGGNTVSRMMEEGIHGAKLVAANTDAQHLADEVKADTKILIGRKRTGGRGAGSVPKIGEEAAQENIEDIQQSIDGSDMVFVTAGLGGGTGTGSAPVVAQAAQDQGALTISIVTIPFTAEGERRRANADAGLERLRAVSDTVIVVPNDRLLDYAPSMPLQDAFKICDRVLMRSVKGMTELITKPGLVNVDFADVRTIMENGGVAMIGLGESDSENKAQDSIRSALRSPLLDVEFDGANSALVNVVGGPDMSIEEAEGVVEEIYDRIDPDARIIWGASVNNQFEGKMETMIVVTGVESPQIYGKSEAEQERASKELGDDIDYVE, from the coding sequence ATGGACTCTATAATCGACGACGCGATCGACGAGGCCGAGGCCGAGCGCGAGGAGTCGGCCCAGCAGGAACCGCAGGGGGGGCAAGAATCGGCGAGTTCGACGGGGACAGACGAGATGTCCACGTCGGGTCAGATGTCCGACGAGGAGCTCGCCGACGTCGTCAAAGATCTGGAGACGAAGATCACCGTCGTCGGCTGTGGGGGCGCCGGCGGGAACACCGTCAGCCGGATGATGGAAGAGGGGATCCACGGGGCGAAGCTCGTCGCCGCCAACACGGACGCCCAGCACCTCGCCGACGAGGTCAAGGCCGACACGAAGATCCTCATCGGCCGCAAGCGCACCGGCGGTCGCGGTGCGGGCTCGGTCCCGAAGATCGGCGAGGAGGCCGCCCAGGAGAACATCGAGGACATCCAGCAGTCCATCGACGGTTCGGACATGGTGTTCGTCACCGCCGGCCTCGGCGGCGGCACCGGCACCGGCTCGGCCCCCGTGGTCGCCCAGGCCGCCCAGGACCAGGGCGCGCTCACCATCTCCATCGTCACCATTCCCTTCACCGCCGAGGGTGAGCGACGGAGGGCCAACGCCGACGCCGGCCTCGAACGGCTCCGCGCCGTCTCGGACACCGTCATCGTCGTGCCGAACGACCGCCTGCTCGACTACGCGCCGTCGATGCCCCTGCAGGACGCGTTCAAGATCTGCGACCGCGTCCTGATGCGCTCGGTCAAGGGCATGACCGAGCTGATCACCAAGCCCGGCCTCGTCAACGTCGACTTCGCCGACGTTCGCACGATCATGGAGAACGGCGGCGTCGCCATGATCGGCCTCGGCGAGTCCGATTCGGAGAACAAGGCCCAGGACTCCATCCGCTCGGCGCTCCGGTCGCCGCTGCTCGACGTGGAGTTCGACGGCGCCAACTCCGCGCTGGTCAACGTCGTCGGCGGTCCCGACATGTCCATCGAGGAGGCCGAGGGCGTCGTCGAGGAGATCTACGACCGCATCGACCCGGACGCCCGCATCATCTGGGGCGCGAGCGTCAACAACCAGTTCGAGGGCAAGATGGAGACGATGATCGTCGTCACCGGCGTCGAGAGTCCCCAGATCTACGGCAAATCGGAGGCCGAGCAGGAACGCGCCTCCAAGGAACTCGGCGACGACATCGACTACGTCGAGTAA
- a CDS encoding D-aminoacyl-tRNA deacylase, which yields MLAIVVSRADSASAHVGARLRGITEWTEHTDSSRPDASGGGTVYRTDTVELREFDDLHLELDGVADAFGRVDGGDERTEPDLLVFASRHAGETGPLLTAHHTGNVGPAEYGGEPGAFARACPNAHRRVLAALREHAPDGYEVGMEATHHGPTDVGVPSMFVEVGSDEPQWEDPAAAEAVARAILTLADTGPDAPGENGTRRQLVGLGGGHYAPRFERIIGETDWAVGHVAPDWGLDAMGDPDRNREVISRAFEASAADYAVVEGDRSDLERVVDELGYRAVSETWVRETTGIPLDLVAVAEDRLGSVDEGVRFGDRATGHEGDADDVLAVVALPGDLLAEAQGIDGEAARAAVERATVAFETSESGTRAEGRALVEGATGPDTASFFAVDPDGRALVDDLAAVLEAKYETVDRTDGVVVASESAFDPDRARTLGVPDGPKLGRLAEGEPVTVDGDEIDPSVVHVEREHRFPVGDSTE from the coding sequence ATGCTCGCTATCGTCGTCTCCCGCGCCGATTCGGCCTCGGCTCACGTCGGAGCGCGCCTGCGCGGTATCACCGAGTGGACGGAGCACACCGATAGCTCGCGGCCCGACGCCAGCGGGGGCGGGACCGTCTATCGCACCGACACCGTCGAGTTGCGCGAGTTCGACGACTTGCACCTCGAACTCGACGGCGTCGCCGACGCCTTCGGTCGCGTCGACGGCGGCGACGAGCGGACCGAACCCGACCTGCTCGTCTTCGCTTCCCGCCACGCCGGCGAGACCGGCCCGCTGCTGACCGCCCACCACACCGGCAACGTCGGCCCCGCCGAGTACGGCGGGGAACCCGGCGCGTTCGCCCGCGCCTGTCCGAACGCCCACCGACGGGTCCTCGCGGCACTGCGCGAGCACGCCCCAGACGGCTACGAGGTCGGCATGGAAGCCACCCACCACGGGCCGACCGACGTGGGCGTCCCCTCGATGTTCGTCGAGGTCGGCAGCGACGAACCGCAGTGGGAGGACCCAGCGGCCGCCGAGGCGGTCGCCCGTGCCATCCTCACACTCGCCGACACCGGCCCCGACGCGCCCGGCGAGAACGGCACCCGCCGACAGCTCGTCGGGTTGGGCGGTGGCCACTACGCCCCTCGTTTCGAGCGGATCATCGGCGAGACGGACTGGGCGGTCGGCCACGTCGCACCCGACTGGGGGCTCGACGCGATGGGCGACCCCGACCGGAACCGCGAGGTTATCAGCCGCGCCTTCGAGGCGAGCGCCGCCGACTACGCCGTCGTCGAGGGCGACCGTTCCGACCTGGAGCGAGTCGTCGACGAACTGGGCTATCGCGCGGTGAGCGAGACGTGGGTCCGCGAGACGACCGGTATCCCCCTGGATCTGGTCGCGGTCGCCGAGGATCGGCTTGGGAGCGTCGACGAGGGCGTCCGCTTCGGCGACCGCGCGACCGGGCACGAGGGGGACGCGGACGACGTCCTCGCAGTCGTCGCTCTCCCCGGCGACCTCCTCGCCGAAGCGCAGGGGATCGACGGCGAGGCCGCCCGCGCGGCGGTCGAGCGGGCGACGGTCGCCTTCGAGACGAGCGAGAGCGGGACCCGCGCCGAGGGCCGTGCGCTCGTCGAGGGCGCCACCGGCCCCGACACGGCGTCGTTCTTCGCCGTCGACCCCGATGGACGGGCGCTCGTCGACGACCTCGCGGCCGTGCTCGAAGCGAAGTACGAGACCGTCGATCGGACCGACGGGGTGGTCGTCGCCAGCGAGTCGGCGTTCGACCCCGACCGCGCCCGCACGCTCGGCGTCCCCGACGGCCCGAAACTCGGCCGCCTCGCCGAGGGCGAACCCGTCACCGTCGACGGCGACGAGATCGACCCCTCGGTCGTCCACGTCGAGCGCGAACACCGCTTCCCCGTCGGCGACTCGACGGAGTGA
- a CDS encoding sodium:calcium antiporter produces MFNLLVRWDVVRATPVHFGTLTEVAVTGVAVLGASFLLAWGAETAEKDVPRAFAIAVLAILAVAPEYAVDALYAWNAGAGGATTAACPAGPGATERLVEACESANLAVANMTGANRILIGLGWAGIAVFTVRRARQTNDPAVRAREGWLADVVTLDRGIATEVGFLFLATVWAFFVPLGGGIDALDTALLVGLYLTYIVVIIRGDVDAEEEHVGVPQYFQSWSLPWRPLAVLTLFGYSGLMIFTAVEPFAHGLEVLGQDFGIPEFFMIQWIAPLASESPELIVVVVLVNKARSTAGFNALISSKLNQWTLLIGTLSLVFSLAYGGYGVLPFDSKQSAEIWITAAQSFFALAVLVDFEISVREALSIFVLFISQVLLEFAIIQDLAPIPVSSEELLIGYAVAYVVIGAALFWVRRDALKGMLGLAADAGRTAVGRDPVHQEFAD; encoded by the coding sequence CTGTTCAATCTCCTCGTCAGGTGGGACGTCGTCCGGGCGACGCCGGTCCACTTCGGCACTCTCACCGAGGTCGCCGTCACCGGGGTCGCCGTGCTGGGCGCCTCGTTCCTGCTGGCCTGGGGCGCAGAGACCGCCGAGAAAGACGTGCCGCGAGCGTTCGCGATCGCCGTCCTCGCCATCCTCGCGGTCGCGCCCGAGTACGCCGTCGACGCGCTGTACGCCTGGAACGCCGGGGCCGGCGGCGCGACGACGGCGGCCTGTCCGGCAGGACCCGGAGCGACCGAGCGACTCGTCGAAGCCTGCGAGAGCGCCAACCTCGCGGTCGCGAACATGACCGGTGCCAACCGCATCCTCATCGGGCTCGGCTGGGCCGGCATCGCCGTCTTCACCGTCCGCCGCGCGCGCCAGACCAACGACCCCGCGGTTCGGGCCCGCGAGGGGTGGCTGGCCGACGTCGTCACGCTCGACCGCGGCATCGCCACCGAGGTCGGCTTCCTCTTCCTGGCGACCGTCTGGGCCTTCTTCGTCCCGCTGGGCGGCGGCATCGACGCGCTCGACACAGCCCTGCTGGTCGGCCTGTATCTCACCTACATCGTCGTCATCATCCGCGGCGACGTGGACGCCGAGGAGGAACACGTCGGCGTCCCCCAGTACTTCCAGTCGTGGTCGCTGCCGTGGCGCCCGCTGGCCGTACTCACGCTCTTTGGCTACTCCGGCCTGATGATCTTCACGGCCGTCGAACCGTTCGCCCACGGCCTGGAGGTGCTGGGCCAGGACTTCGGTATCCCCGAGTTCTTCATGATCCAGTGGATCGCGCCGCTGGCGAGCGAATCGCCCGAACTCATCGTCGTGGTCGTCCTCGTGAACAAGGCCCGCTCGACCGCCGGGTTCAACGCGCTGATCTCCTCGAAGCTCAACCAGTGGACGCTGCTCATCGGGACGCTCTCGCTGGTGTTCTCGCTGGCCTACGGCGGGTACGGCGTCCTCCCGTTCGACTCGAAACAGTCCGCCGAGATCTGGATCACCGCCGCCCAGAGCTTCTTCGCGCTCGCCGTGCTGGTCGACTTCGAGATCAGCGTCCGCGAGGCGCTTTCGATCTTCGTCCTCTTCATCTCGCAGGTGTTGCTTGAGTTCGCCATCATCCAGGACCTGGCGCCGATCCCGGTCTCCAGCGAGGAGTTGCTGATCGGCTACGCCGTCGCCTACGTCGTGATCGGAGCGGCGCTGTTCTGGGTCCGGCGCGACGCGCTGAAGGGGATGCTCGGCCTCGCCGCCGACGCCGGCCGCACCGCGGTCGGCCGCGACCCAGTCCACCAGGAGTTCGCCGACTGA
- a CDS encoding shikimate dehydrogenase: protein MDVYGLIGNPVGHSLSPPMHEAGYEALGLDARYVTFEPPVEGAGAAIEGAADLGVAGLNVTIPFKQDALAAVEPDPLARRIGAVNTVDFSGERPTGHNTDAVGATRALRAHDVNLSGTAVVVGAGGAGRAVAFGLADEGMTVRIANRTEAKADALAADVRGDGSESDEAGGDATGHGLDDLPALLADADVLVNATSVGMEEDATPVPADALHAGLGVLDAVYRPLETRLLSDAAAAGATTVDGAWMLLYQGVAAFERWTGREAPVEAMNEALRDRL, encoded by the coding sequence ATGGACGTCTACGGACTCATCGGCAACCCGGTCGGCCACTCGCTGTCGCCCCCGATGCACGAGGCGGGCTACGAGGCGCTCGGCCTCGACGCCCGCTACGTCACGTTCGAACCGCCGGTCGAGGGCGCTGGCGCGGCGATCGAGGGCGCCGCGGATCTGGGCGTCGCCGGCCTCAACGTCACGATCCCGTTCAAACAGGACGCGCTGGCGGCCGTCGAGCCCGACCCGCTCGCTCGCCGTATCGGCGCGGTCAACACCGTCGACTTCTCCGGGGAGCGGCCGACGGGCCACAACACCGACGCCGTCGGCGCTACGCGGGCGCTCCGGGCCCACGACGTGAACCTGTCTGGGACGGCCGTCGTCGTCGGCGCCGGCGGTGCCGGCCGCGCGGTCGCGTTCGGCCTCGCCGACGAGGGGATGACCGTCCGGATCGCCAACCGAACCGAGGCGAAAGCGGACGCCCTCGCGGCCGACGTCCGCGGCGACGGGAGCGAGTCGGACGAGGCGGGGGGCGACGCGACGGGGCACGGGCTCGACGATCTGCCGGCGTTGCTGGCCGACGCGGACGTACTGGTCAACGCGACGAGCGTCGGGATGGAGGAAGACGCGACGCCGGTCCCGGCCGACGCGCTCCACGCGGGCCTGGGCGTGCTCGACGCGGTGTACCGGCCGCTGGAGACGCGACTGCTGTCCGACGCCGCCGCCGCGGGCGCGACGACCGTCGACGGCGCCTGGATGCTCCTGTATCAGGGCGTCGCGGCGTTCGAGCGCTGGACCGGCCGCGAGGCACCGGTCGAGGCGATGAACGAGGCGCTCCGCGACCGGCTCTGA
- a CDS encoding helix-hairpin-helix domain-containing protein, with amino-acid sequence MGLIERIKSALGLGASSSTSQPAASSTDGPSPGDDPGAAGDGASDDGVDVTVEHEPATASEDAVKGTDTATDSGPPTATDSTTDSEIDAAAETGDAASDEGDGTEVDESEADESASGGAPTDPAPDAELEDIKGIGPTYAERLREAGVDGVGGLAEADPAALSEETDIAESRVENWVEQAKLY; translated from the coding sequence ATGGGGCTCATCGAGCGTATCAAGTCTGCACTCGGGCTGGGCGCGTCTTCCTCGACTTCTCAGCCCGCGGCGTCCTCCACCGACGGCCCGTCGCCGGGTGACGACCCGGGGGCGGCCGGCGACGGCGCGTCCGACGACGGCGTCGACGTGACCGTCGAGCACGAACCCGCGACCGCCAGCGAAGACGCGGTCAAGGGGACCGACACCGCGACCGACAGCGGACCGCCGACCGCGACCGACTCGACCACCGACTCCGAGATCGATGCCGCGGCCGAAACGGGGGACGCGGCCAGCGACGAGGGCGACGGTACCGAAGTCGACGAATCCGAGGCCGACGAGTCTGCGTCGGGGGGCGCACCGACCGACCCGGCCCCGGACGCCGAACTCGAGGATATCAAGGGGATCGGGCCGACCTACGCCGAGCGCCTGCGTGAAGCCGGCGTCGACGGCGTCGGCGGTCTCGCCGAGGCCGACCCCGCGGCGCTCTCCGAAGAGACGGACATCGCCGAGTCGCGCGTCGAGAACTGGGTCGAGCAAGCGAAACTCTACTGA